Proteins encoded in a region of the Phaenicophaeus curvirostris isolate KB17595 chromosome 1, BPBGC_Pcur_1.0, whole genome shotgun sequence genome:
- the BIVM gene encoding basic immunoglobulin-like variable motif-containing protein isoform X1 has translation MPNISEDEKENGSGNNGNTENKPGRKSPEASLRNPMKPYCISDASTVSLVSREDGHYPWGCPVTHTREKFYTICSDYAFLNRVTSICKSPSASVSACLSGSAALNAGNNSPSLLSVQTGASEIIYSEDANLDSLPGSLGKLPLAWEIDKSEFNGVTTNLKNKAGNMKKQATKKKSLDKKSKQYRECPQRSALEDVKERKVLDLRRWYCVSRPQYKTSCGISSLVSCWNFLYSTLGAGSLPPITQEEALNILGFQPPFEEIRFGPFTGNTTLMRWFRQINDHFHIKGCSYVLYKPHGKNKTAGETAAGALAKLTRGLKDESMAYIYHCQNHYFCPIGFEATPVKASKAYRLLDLDSGDLGSLPSSTTDFQCDFRGRVLQQEVEYWILIGEPSRKHPTIHCKRWADIVTDLNTQNPEYLDIRHLEKGLQHRKTKKVGGNLHCIIAFQRLNWQRFGPWNFPFGNIRQDKQSQTQGQGISKSESEDNISKKQHARLGRSFSAGFHQESMWKKSNLRERRNSGYQSYNDYE, from the exons ATGCCTAACatttcagaagatgaaaaggagAATGGTTCTGGAAATAatggaaacactgaaaacaaaccTGGGAGAAAATCCCCAGAAGCTTCTCTTCGCAATCCCATGAAACCGTACTGCATATCTGACGCCTCCACTGTGTCCTTAGTGTCTAGGGAAGATGGGCATTATCCGTGGGGATGCCCTGTGACTCATACACGAGAGAAATTTTATACCATCTGCTCAGACTATGCTTTTTTAAACAGAGTAACGTCTATTTGTAAAAGCCCAAGTGCTTCAGTTAGTGCCTGTTTGTCAGGCAGTGCTGCCTTAAATGCTGGAAATAACTCACCTAGCTTACTCAGCGTTCAGACTGGTGCTTCAGAGATAATCTACAGTGAAGATGCTAACTTGGACAGCTTGCCTGGCAGTCTGGGAAAGCTCCCACTGGCATGGGAAATTGACAAATCGGAGTTCAATGGCGTGACCACAAATCTGAAGAACAAAGCAG GCAATATGAAGAAACAAGCGACAAAGAAAAAGTCTCtagacaaaaaaagcaaacaatacaGGGAGTGTCCTCAGCGTTCTGCTCTTGAAGAcgtaaaggaaaggaaagtgtTGGACCTCCGGAGATG GTATTGTGTTAGCCGACCTCAATACAAGACTTCCTGTGGAATATCATCCTTAGTGTCTTGCTGGAATTTCTTGTATAGTACACTGGGAGCTGGAAG tttaccACCTATTACTCAAGAAGAAGCTTTGAATATACTGGGCTTTCAGCCCCCATTTGAGGAGATTAGATTTGGTCCCTTCACTGGAAATACAACTTTAATGAG ATGGTTTAGGCAAATAAATGATCACTTCCATATCAAGGGATGCTCATATGTTCTGTATAAACCTCACGGGAAGAACAAGACCGCTGGAGAAACTG CTGCAGGGGCCCTTGCAAAGCTAACACGTGGCCTGAAAGATGAATCAATGGCTTACATCTACCATTGCCAAAACCATTATTTTTGCCCTATTGGATTTGAAGCAACCCCAGTAAAAGCTAGTAAAGCCTATAG GTTGCTGGATTTGGACTCGGGAGACCTGGGTTCACTTCCCAGTTCAACCACAGACTTCCAGTGTGACTTTAG AGGCCGTGTCTTGCAACAGGAGGTAGAATATTGGATCTTAATTGGAGAGCCGAGCAGAAAACATCCAACAATACACTGTAAAAG GTGGGCAGATATTGTCACTGACCTAAACACACAAAATCCAGAATATCTTGATATTCGACACTTAGAGAAAGGGTTGCAGCATCGAAAAACAAAGAAG GTTGGAGGAAATCTTCATTGCATCATTGCCTTTCAGAGACTTAACTGGCAAAGATTTGGTCCTTGGAATTTTCCATTTGGAAACATTAGACAGGATAAACAATCCCAAACACAAGGACAAGGAATTTCCAAATCTGAGAGTGAAGACAATATCTCTAAGAAACAACATGCACGCCTGGGTCGGTCATTCAGTGCTGGCTTTCATCAGGAATCAATGTGGAAGAAATCTAATCTTCGTGAGAGGAGGAACAGTGGGTATCAGAGTTACAATGATTATGAATGA
- the BIVM gene encoding basic immunoglobulin-like variable motif-containing protein isoform X3, producing the protein MPNISEDEKENGSGNNGNTENKPGRKSPEASLRNPMKPYCISDASTVSLVSREDGHYPWGCPVTHTREKFYTICSDYAFLNRVTSICKSPSASVSACLSGSAALNAGNNSPSLLSVQTGASEIIYSEDANLDSLPGSLGKLPLAWEIDKSEFNGVTTNLKNKAGNMKKQATKKKSLDKKSKQYRECPQRSALEDVKERKVLDLRRWYCVSRPQYKTSCGISSLVSCWNFLYSTLGAGSLPPITQEEALNILGFQPPFEEIRFGPFTGNTTLMRWFRQINDHFHIKGCSYVLYKPHGKNKTAGETAAGALAKLTRGLKDESMAYIYHCQNHYFCPIGFEATPVKASKAYRWADIVTDLNTQNPEYLDIRHLEKGLQHRKTKKVGGNLHCIIAFQRLNWQRFGPWNFPFGNIRQDKQSQTQGQGISKSESEDNISKKQHARLGRSFSAGFHQESMWKKSNLRERRNSGYQSYNDYE; encoded by the exons ATGCCTAACatttcagaagatgaaaaggagAATGGTTCTGGAAATAatggaaacactgaaaacaaaccTGGGAGAAAATCCCCAGAAGCTTCTCTTCGCAATCCCATGAAACCGTACTGCATATCTGACGCCTCCACTGTGTCCTTAGTGTCTAGGGAAGATGGGCATTATCCGTGGGGATGCCCTGTGACTCATACACGAGAGAAATTTTATACCATCTGCTCAGACTATGCTTTTTTAAACAGAGTAACGTCTATTTGTAAAAGCCCAAGTGCTTCAGTTAGTGCCTGTTTGTCAGGCAGTGCTGCCTTAAATGCTGGAAATAACTCACCTAGCTTACTCAGCGTTCAGACTGGTGCTTCAGAGATAATCTACAGTGAAGATGCTAACTTGGACAGCTTGCCTGGCAGTCTGGGAAAGCTCCCACTGGCATGGGAAATTGACAAATCGGAGTTCAATGGCGTGACCACAAATCTGAAGAACAAAGCAG GCAATATGAAGAAACAAGCGACAAAGAAAAAGTCTCtagacaaaaaaagcaaacaatacaGGGAGTGTCCTCAGCGTTCTGCTCTTGAAGAcgtaaaggaaaggaaagtgtTGGACCTCCGGAGATG GTATTGTGTTAGCCGACCTCAATACAAGACTTCCTGTGGAATATCATCCTTAGTGTCTTGCTGGAATTTCTTGTATAGTACACTGGGAGCTGGAAG tttaccACCTATTACTCAAGAAGAAGCTTTGAATATACTGGGCTTTCAGCCCCCATTTGAGGAGATTAGATTTGGTCCCTTCACTGGAAATACAACTTTAATGAG ATGGTTTAGGCAAATAAATGATCACTTCCATATCAAGGGATGCTCATATGTTCTGTATAAACCTCACGGGAAGAACAAGACCGCTGGAGAAACTG CTGCAGGGGCCCTTGCAAAGCTAACACGTGGCCTGAAAGATGAATCAATGGCTTACATCTACCATTGCCAAAACCATTATTTTTGCCCTATTGGATTTGAAGCAACCCCAGTAAAAGCTAGTAAAGCCTATAG GTGGGCAGATATTGTCACTGACCTAAACACACAAAATCCAGAATATCTTGATATTCGACACTTAGAGAAAGGGTTGCAGCATCGAAAAACAAAGAAG GTTGGAGGAAATCTTCATTGCATCATTGCCTTTCAGAGACTTAACTGGCAAAGATTTGGTCCTTGGAATTTTCCATTTGGAAACATTAGACAGGATAAACAATCCCAAACACAAGGACAAGGAATTTCCAAATCTGAGAGTGAAGACAATATCTCTAAGAAACAACATGCACGCCTGGGTCGGTCATTCAGTGCTGGCTTTCATCAGGAATCAATGTGGAAGAAATCTAATCTTCGTGAGAGGAGGAACAGTGGGTATCAGAGTTACAATGATTATGAATGA
- the BIVM gene encoding basic immunoglobulin-like variable motif-containing protein isoform X2 encodes MPNISEDEKENGSGNNGNTENKPGRKSPEASLRNPMKPYCISDASTVSLVSREDGHYPWGCPVTHTREKFYTICSDYAFLNRVTSICKSPSASVSACLSGSAALNAGNNSPSLLSVQTGASEIIYSEDANLDSLPGSLGKLPLAWEIDKSEFNGVTTNLKNKAGNMKKQATKKKSLDKKSKQYRECPQRSALEDVKERKVLDLRRWYCVSRPQYKTSCGISSLVSCWNFLYSTLGAGSLPPITQEEALNILGFQPPFEEIRFGPFTGNTTLMRWFRQINDHFHIKGCSYVLYKPHGKNKTAGETAAGALAKLTRGLKDESMAYIYHCQNHYFCPIGFEATPVKASKAYRGRVLQQEVEYWILIGEPSRKHPTIHCKRWADIVTDLNTQNPEYLDIRHLEKGLQHRKTKKVGGNLHCIIAFQRLNWQRFGPWNFPFGNIRQDKQSQTQGQGISKSESEDNISKKQHARLGRSFSAGFHQESMWKKSNLRERRNSGYQSYNDYE; translated from the exons ATGCCTAACatttcagaagatgaaaaggagAATGGTTCTGGAAATAatggaaacactgaaaacaaaccTGGGAGAAAATCCCCAGAAGCTTCTCTTCGCAATCCCATGAAACCGTACTGCATATCTGACGCCTCCACTGTGTCCTTAGTGTCTAGGGAAGATGGGCATTATCCGTGGGGATGCCCTGTGACTCATACACGAGAGAAATTTTATACCATCTGCTCAGACTATGCTTTTTTAAACAGAGTAACGTCTATTTGTAAAAGCCCAAGTGCTTCAGTTAGTGCCTGTTTGTCAGGCAGTGCTGCCTTAAATGCTGGAAATAACTCACCTAGCTTACTCAGCGTTCAGACTGGTGCTTCAGAGATAATCTACAGTGAAGATGCTAACTTGGACAGCTTGCCTGGCAGTCTGGGAAAGCTCCCACTGGCATGGGAAATTGACAAATCGGAGTTCAATGGCGTGACCACAAATCTGAAGAACAAAGCAG GCAATATGAAGAAACAAGCGACAAAGAAAAAGTCTCtagacaaaaaaagcaaacaatacaGGGAGTGTCCTCAGCGTTCTGCTCTTGAAGAcgtaaaggaaaggaaagtgtTGGACCTCCGGAGATG GTATTGTGTTAGCCGACCTCAATACAAGACTTCCTGTGGAATATCATCCTTAGTGTCTTGCTGGAATTTCTTGTATAGTACACTGGGAGCTGGAAG tttaccACCTATTACTCAAGAAGAAGCTTTGAATATACTGGGCTTTCAGCCCCCATTTGAGGAGATTAGATTTGGTCCCTTCACTGGAAATACAACTTTAATGAG ATGGTTTAGGCAAATAAATGATCACTTCCATATCAAGGGATGCTCATATGTTCTGTATAAACCTCACGGGAAGAACAAGACCGCTGGAGAAACTG CTGCAGGGGCCCTTGCAAAGCTAACACGTGGCCTGAAAGATGAATCAATGGCTTACATCTACCATTGCCAAAACCATTATTTTTGCCCTATTGGATTTGAAGCAACCCCAGTAAAAGCTAGTAAAGCCTATAG AGGCCGTGTCTTGCAACAGGAGGTAGAATATTGGATCTTAATTGGAGAGCCGAGCAGAAAACATCCAACAATACACTGTAAAAG GTGGGCAGATATTGTCACTGACCTAAACACACAAAATCCAGAATATCTTGATATTCGACACTTAGAGAAAGGGTTGCAGCATCGAAAAACAAAGAAG GTTGGAGGAAATCTTCATTGCATCATTGCCTTTCAGAGACTTAACTGGCAAAGATTTGGTCCTTGGAATTTTCCATTTGGAAACATTAGACAGGATAAACAATCCCAAACACAAGGACAAGGAATTTCCAAATCTGAGAGTGAAGACAATATCTCTAAGAAACAACATGCACGCCTGGGTCGGTCATTCAGTGCTGGCTTTCATCAGGAATCAATGTGGAAGAAATCTAATCTTCGTGAGAGGAGGAACAGTGGGTATCAGAGTTACAATGATTATGAATGA